The nucleotide window ACTCCGAAATTTATCCAAATTGAACATAAGTTAGAATCTGCACAAGAAATTTTACACGTATACTCTTCTCGTGATTGGATATCCCCTTATATTCCTTCTTGTGAAGCATAATTTGCAATCAAATCACTAATTTTAATTTCATTTCTATCCTTTACTTGGTGCTTAatgttcttttttgtttttcttttctagttGTTGATTATTGTAGATCGAGGATGAAGAACGACAGATAATATCATGAATTCAAGTGGAAACAGTTTTCAGGCGAAGCAAGAATCTGGTGGAACCAACAACAGTAAATTGACCTCAAAGGCTACTACATCAACAAGTTCAAGGCAGTGGGGAGGCTTTAAAAATCCAAGAATTGTACGTGTATCGCGTACTTTTGGTGGAAAAGATAGACACAGTAAAGTCTGCACAATAAGGGGTCTTAGAGACAGGAGAATTAGGCTTTCAGTGCCAACTGCAATTCAATTGTATGATCTTCAAGATAGACTTGGTCTCAGCCAACCTAGCAAAGTTGTAGATTGGTTAATTGAAGTCACTAAACATGAAATCGATAAGCTTCCACCATTACAGATACCACCAGGATACTTTGCTCAGTTCCAAGGCGATCATCATTTTGATGCAGCTAATTTGAGAGCAAAATCCAAGGTAATTGATACAGACACAGTATATGGAAAAAACAAGTCGATTGCTTCAAATGAGCAAGAAAACCAAGAGGAAATTGGAGGTTATGTTCCTCAAATTTCAGCTCAGAGTTTCTTTCCATTAGGCAATAGATCTCCTAATTTACCTGGCCTGATGAACAACAGCATGCCTTTCAATTCTTACTATCCATGGGAGCCTAATTCGAGTTTGTCTTTAGCTCATTTTGGACAACCCCAAACAGAAGA belongs to Nicotiana tabacum cultivar K326 chromosome 6, ASM71507v2, whole genome shotgun sequence and includes:
- the LOC107775251 gene encoding transcription factor TCP5-like gives rise to the protein MNSSGNSFQAKQESGGTNNSKLTSKATTSTSSRQWGGFKNPRIVRVSRTFGGKDRHSKVCTIRGLRDRRIRLSVPTAIQLYDLQDRLGLSQPSKVVDWLIEVTKHEIDKLPPLQIPPGYFAQFQGDHHFDAANLRAKSKVIDTDTVYGKNKSIASNEQENQEEIGGYVPQISAQSFFPLGNRSPNLPGLMNNSMPFNSYYPWEPNSSLSLAHFGQPQTEESSQNNFPLSLASSLSLPSGSQVYFNPTATTFSPMISPYMTNYPIENDPRAQLNHFHFLSSSSQHVLPNPPVSTLNLIKPFSLNDDPRWIHSREDDDDSQPHEGGDN